The Nymphaea colorata isolate Beijing-Zhang1983 chromosome 5, ASM883128v2, whole genome shotgun sequence DNA segment GGCGCCTCACGCAAGTGGgtttgggtccgggtctggacccgatccggcccacaTGAAAATGCCGAACATTACAAGTAGCCATGTGCTTTGCAGGCTAGCAGAAGGAAacgaagaaaggaaaaaagagaaaaaggaaatgaaaaagaaacaaatgaagaaagaagtAAGAAAACTGATAGCAACTTGGCAGCCGCAATCagcatgaagaaaaagaaaaatagaaaattgtGGATGTGCAGTTGCAGACAATtggaggaggaaaaaaaagaggcagCAGCCATATGGTGGTGGCAGGTGGTTGCTGGTGGAAGTGAGTGATTTAAGATCTTGGCAGAAAAAAGTGAGTATCAAAGGTTTTATGGCTTCCCAGCTCAATTTGTTGCCATAATGGCTTTCACAGGCCATTCCATTTGATtgaattacttaaaaaaaaaattggagggaATATTGACTTCTTGTGTTGTATGGATGTTAAATTTGGACTTGTGGTTGAAATGCATGAAAATGTGTGTGCATATTCTGTggtatctgtttaggacagttGTAGGTGTGTCTACAAGTTGAATTGACTCCTTGAGCACGGCCAATTTTTTAGACAACATGTTACACTGATAATGGATAATACTCTCCATGGTTTTGATTGAAGTGCTGGAAGTTATGACAGCACACTAGAAGAGGTTAAATAGTAAGATAGTATCATGACAGGCAGTGCTGCCTTTGTAGACAGTTTTTATCTTTCAGAAATTGGCAATCATGAACTAGGAGAACTAAGGTTTTGGCCATATATATTACGGAGGAGCTAGAAGAAAGAAGGTATcaataagaaagaaatggaagtTCCAAAATTCccagagggaaagagaaaggcGTCTCAACAGAAACAGACCTGGAATTTCAGCAATCAAAGGATGACTTGGATTTTGAAACTAGACGATGCCAAAGAGATAAAAACCGAAGGCAGAAatatttgagaaagaagatgTCTGAACAGAAACAGAAACTGGAAAATGTTAGGGTGCGTTTGATATCCTGGGATCTTAGATTGAAGGCTAATAAGATCCCTTTTATGTGGGACCTACGATGtaaacaaacactggattttACTGCTACGTGAACaaaaaaggatttgaaatcctcatTTTATGGCCAAAACCTCAGATTGAGGTCAGATGAGAGTGGGGTCTGATCTTAAACCCGTGAATCAAAGATTcccaatgatctcaaatcacctcaTATCCAAAttctgaggctatcaaatgtGCCCTTAGAGAAAGGGAATAACTTGAAGAATTAGAAAAACCTTAACTTGGGTACATACCGATCTCTAATGTCACTCCTTTGGAATGCAAATTGTCCCTAGATCTAACCTGTCTATGATACCATGTTACATCTCTATGTTCAGATTATTTAGCATGAGAAGAAAGAGATGAGAGAACTGGAGGAGATTCTTCAGCAGCAAATAGCAGACTCAAAAAGTAGGTGTGCCTTGATTGTCCTTGAGATTAGGATTGATCTTTACATGACTAAGTAATacaacataaaaaacaaaagtgcacaatgttttccactaattacATGCCCATGATAAAACACACCCTACAGAATACAGATTGGGTCCAAACTCAAAGCCAATGATAACTAATAGGCACATTTTTCAATAGTTACTTTTTTGGCTAGTAAGAGGAATGGGTGCATTGGTTTGGGTGGTCTCTATGTTACCAAAGGTGTGGGAGGATATCTGGGATGATTGTTTGGGGCTGCCATTTTAATAAGCTGCCATGAGGCTGACAATGGCTGACCAGCTAGAATGAGGAGTATAGTGCCATCGGGTGGATAAAGGGTCAACATTGATTTACAATAGAATGGGCTGAGAGATGAATGCATGAGGCATTTTGGGAGAATCTTTAGGTGGTAAGTGAATGAATTGCGTCAGCTAATGCTCACAATATCCTGCTGGGTCAGTGTCtaaagggaagaaaaggaatATGCTGGCTATTCACTAGCCAGGTTGTACATGAGTTGTGGATCAACTAGAGAAGGCAGTGATAGGGCCTAAGTGGGGTTGGTGGGAAATGAGTGGGGTGACCTGCAATTTTCAGGTGATGTAACCTTCTTAGGGTGGTTAAGGGGCTAGAGTGGGCCAAGGATGTGtaggaaggaagagaaggccTTCGGCAGTTATGTAAGGGAGAAAGGGTGCTTGATGAGGTTCCTAAGGGAAGAGTGGGTTAACAATGTTTGCTGATTGCAGGTAGCTGCCAGTCATGGCTGGTAGGAGACAAATGGGCGTGGGTAGGAGAAGAATAGAACTGAGTGAAGGAAAGGCTTGTGCATACATACATTGCAGCATGGATTGTGACTGGAGAAAGAGAATATGAGTGCAACAATTACCTGAGGGTTAGGTGGTACTCTCACCTTGCTGTCATGCTCAGATCTTGCAAGATATGTCAGGCCATGGTTGACAGATGACAGAGCTGCAGGGTGAAGGAGAAATACTGAAATGGAGGCATGTAGTGGGGAGAGAGAGGTGGGAACATCCATCAGCCATAAGGCAGATTTCTTTCTATTGAAAAATGTGCCATTTCTTACATTGGCTGCACTGATTTGTAGATAACAGTCTGACATAAACTAACCATCAAAGGATCTGGTTTTCCCCATAGGCTACTCCTTGCAAAGCCAGCGAGTCTCTGAAGTCTCCATTTGTGAAATCATTCCCTCATGTGTATTGCTTCAAAAGTTACCAATTTGACCCTTTTACAATTTATTCCTCAAGTTTTTTTTGGCCCTGAAACCCCTATACTGAAAGAGGTACATTGGTCCTTTACTCCCCTGTGATGGTTTCTCTAGAAGCCTGCAGTTAGCTCAGCCCAACCATTAGGGAGCTTGGTTGGCTCCTTCTGTTGACCAGGATGCCATGCGTTTCCAACTTTCCACATACTTTCAACTAATGAAAGCTGAATATGCCTTGCTACTGGGCTTTAGCTTTGTTAGAATTACTCTCCCCTTGGTGTCTGTCTTCCTGTGCATGGCTGCTTCCATTCAATCGGGTCCCTGTTCCATTTTGGTCTTGCTGGCCATACTCAATTTCTCCCtgattttatcttcttttttgctcAGTCAACCAGAGTTCAGTTCCTCCATTGTCCAGCCATGGATCTCCCCTTGAGCTGATATCATGGAGCATTAAGACCTTGCTCCTAGCTTTTTGAGGGGTTGGACTAGCCAATCTCTTCGGTCGGTGCTTTCTCTGCTGGACAAGCAGTCTATCAGAATTAACCCAGGTTTGCATTTCCTCTTATAGCAGGTTCTTGGCAGCTCTAACAGGGCTGTGTTGAATTGGTCTTACAGAGTACTACCCCAATGTCTTCATAATGATCCCTGTGACTACTGCGATTGTTACCAGCCTTATGCCTTCTTAACCCTTATGCAGAGGGTCATGCCCATGGGACTTCAATTCTGCTTTCATGACAGCCAAAGTCCGACCCTCTGAGCCATTCCCCTTGGGGTGGACTGTATTTTGCTTACTTTATGCTGTATTTGTGGTCCTGTGCTGACATCTAGTGCATTCTGGTCTTCAAGGACCATACAAATCAGGCATGCTGTTTTTTATAACTCTTTTACTGACGAGTTTCTTGGACATTGTTGTGAATCCTGTTTTCTTAGCCCTTAGGTATGTTATTGGTCAGTGCAGAAAGAATAAATTTTCTCGATAATTCTTTTGGGACTATATCTTGTTTTCCATTTGCTGTATTTTTGTACCTATTGAAGCATACGTTTGGTGAAATGGCCTATCAGCATTGATGGTCCAATAGAAATTAGGCTGTTATTGACTACTTTCATTTACTTGCTGACATAATGAAACATATTTTGAAGACTTGTGTTGGCTGTATTGTGTcttatgttttttcctttgctttctcAGTAATGTCTGGCAATACAAGATTCTTCTGTTGCACCTGTATTCTCAGTGCACCGCTATTCCTGCTGCATATGAGTGGTAAGTTGATGTCTTCTACCTTTCTGCTTGATTCAATCCATGTATGTCAAATGAtgttgatatgttttttttgggttttccaGCTATAGGAAACTTGAAATAAAGAACATCTTACTGGAGACAATGTCCCATCATATTAGGCCACAGCTTCTAACATCACCATTTTGGTCTCTTTTGGACAATCTGCTGAAGGAGTATCTCAAATTTTTTGAGGAATATACAAAAGAAGCTGCTGATCTTACCTTTTTGGCATATCAGCATCGTAACTACTCAAAAGTATGGCAGGCTGCTCTAGGAAacaatcataggtttatatttGTTTTGCTCACTGATCATGAATTCTTTTCCTGGTATGGTTTAAGGTGTATCTGTTCTTGTTTGCTATTTGAGGACTATAATATGAAACTAGGGTGTTGATTTGGGATCGAGGCAGTTCAGATCCAAGTCAATTAAATGCATTGGAAGTTGGATATAATTGTATCTTTGCGCAGCCAAAAATAATAGCATGTACACATTATACTTGATTCCTCATGCCAGTATTGTGATTTTTTCACCTTCCACTTTTACCTTCTTTGTCATGTCTATGAATGCACAAAAAGGTTTTTATGTACTTTTAGTATTGGTGCTTATCAGCTTGTAATGGCCAAAATGGTTTTTTGCTTATCGGCTTGTAATGGCCAAAATGGTCGCTCACTGGACTGACAAAGGGGCTTTAAATTTGTCAGCCTAGATGCTGCTTGAATCAGCCAATTCGATCtgtcctcttcttttcttgatcAATAGATATTCTTCTTCTCAATATTTTAggtaaaatatcattttcaagtGATACCAATTGTGGCTGATTTGATATGGCTAATATAGGCTGTTTTCTGTCTTACTTAAAAACAGATACCGGTTACACTACTGATGTTAACTGTCTGTTTATGTACTTATGCATCAATGCCACATCATTGCGAGCAGAGTATCGTGGCACAATTCTATATATCAATAATTTGGTAATTTCCAGACAGATTACCTCAGAGACAAATCCTGTCATCTCAAATTACAAACATAGATATGGGTTAATCTGAAGatgcaaatatttttattattatttgacatgttttttttctcctaGCAGTGGTTATATGGTTGGATTTGTAAAAAGGGCTGTTTGCCGGCCAAAATAGCCAAAGGACGATCATATAGCTtcgtttgtgtgtgtgtgtgtgtgtatatgtgtgtgtgtgtgtatatgcatttatgtatgtattatctgtttgtgtgtgtgtgtctaatTGTTGGGTCTGTAAAAACCATGTAGTTCTTTTATATTTGCATCTGcattcttttactttttcttcccCGGTTATTCAGCTGGAAGACAGAAGTCGTAGGCTTGAATAAATGATCTGGATAAATGATCTGGTTTTATCATTTGATTTGTTGTATTGCCCTCCTTCGTGTCATCCATTTTCTAACAATAATATTTGTGAAGTGAACAGTAACATCCATGATTAAAGCTGGCGTGCCGATTCGGCTTACCACCATTTTGATATCTGTTTTTCAATCATGTTGGCATGGATTATGCATGACGAACTCCATCCTGGTTTTTGTCaagtgatatttttttccatcTCAAATCTTGACCTTGTTTTACAAATATTTTTCCCTCCACAGtgcacattttttaattttttacaacTATGCAACAGTTTTATGTATATGATGTGCAAGTAATTGCTTTTGCATGCTTCTCTATAACATTATCATCGTTGGGTTGATTTAAATTTTGTAATCATCAGTGTTCCATGCAACTTACATTTAGTTTGTCTTGGTTTCTACCAGTCTTAACAGTTCTATGATTCTATCAACTAGTGGTTtcgaagattttttttattatttttttctggaGGGTGGGGGGGAGGGGGAAGTTGTTATACTCTATCTGGCGGGTAATTCTGCTTTGTTCATACTctgttttttattgtcatttaaTACTCTATCTGGTCGATAATTCTGCTTTGTTCATAGTTCGTACTctgttttttattgtcatttatCAATCTAAAAGTCCCGGCAATCATGATCTTCAGGTACTTGAATTCGTTAAGTTCGGAAAACGCTTGGTGCATTCTCATTGGTATCTAACAGCAAAGCTGGAAGCATCCATTTTACAACTGAAGCAACTTGCTCAAAACCTTGAAGAAGTTGAGGTTGTGTTTCTGTATACTGATAGTCATGCTATTATTAATATGTCAAACTTATCATATATGTGTGATGTCCTGCAGGCGTTTCTTGAAAGTATCAACTTTGGTTgcaattttattgaaatttcaaacaaagagAAGCTGAAATCATTGACATTTAATGATGATCTGCATGCACGTCCTTGGTGGTCACCCACTTCTCATGAAAACTGCCTTCTAGGTTTGCAATTTCATGATTATGCACTCGCAGAATCTTTGGTTTTAACTTTAATATTTCCTTCACTTTCCTTTATTTTAATAGAAGCATTGCCTCTATATATTCTTCTGATATGTTCAGGGTTCTTGGATCATGTTTGACAGGTCCATTTGATGAAAGTTTTCACAATGTTCGAGAAAACCTGGTAAATACATGTTTTCTCCATATTTTCAGTTTCTATGCAGAAACATCGTTTTCCCATTTCCTTCCTAAAATTTTCCGTATTGTTCTTGCATCTGTATGATACATAGTTCAAGCTGTTCCTTCAATAGGTTCGACAAGTGATAttgtaattttgaaatttgtgcaAGTTTTTGCAAATTGTTATTTCAATAATTGCTGTTCACAGTCTCAGCAAACAATGGTAGATTATACACACCCACAGATGTATGTTTTTATGCATGTATGTTCTGCCCAAATTCTATCTGCCCCTATTTTCTCCACCCTAAAACCATTTGATTAAATGAATGGATGATAAAAATATGCAGCTGAATGTGATTTGCTTTGTTTTACAAATTTTGAATCACATCATTCCAATGTATAAGACCAGAAATCAAGGGCATTACAAATTAATAGCTCACAGTCTATCAAAACTTGATGGGTTAGAAAGCTATGGTTTTAGTCCTTCAAAAGTGTGAACTAGTGCAATTGTTTTAAAAGAAGCTTGTATTGTACCTTTCTATGGCATCAGATATGTGAAATTATTGTGTTTTGCGTTGGGCACTCCAAAACTTGGGGAACACAAttcagtttctttcttcctctcaaCTGAATGGTGTTCTCCAAGTTCTGGAGTGCTTGCCATGAGAAATGTCCATAATCTGTTCAtgacaagaagaaagagaaaaggaagatgaaaaatcCCAATGTGGGAAACAATGACAGATTCTTCATTATGAAGGGTGACATCCTAATgttacaacaaaaaatcaaaatcttaggtaaaaatggaagaaatgaaaaactaataactattttattgcatttaggaggtcGCCTTAAacacctaaaacaagaggaaataaaacaatgaatcaaaatttaataaaataaaaacagaaaaatgaaataaaaataataaatcgTGATAAATTCGTGTTAAAATTGcgataaattgatttttaacgttttttcaaaatatagtgatattttcctttttttgtgtttgcttcatttttctcattaatatcTAAAATGTCGCGATTGTAGTTATGCTGTAGacctttcaaaaataaataataaaattcaagaaaaaaatataaaaatagaaacaaatgaaattacAATAATTcctatttgcatatatatatatgtatatatatcacacTCACACGCCAAACATGGTTTTTCTAACAGGAAGACTTTGGCCAGGACGTCAAAATCAGGAGTCTAAATTTTTCCAATTCCTAAGAGGACTTTAGCTGGAGCTTAAACAAGTTAGATTAGATGTCTTATGGAAGAAACTAGATTGAAAGGTCTGAATAACGATGGTGAAGACTCCGTGGGGGCTCTCCCAGGACCTGTTCTAATGTGAATGCCTGTAGGCTGCCTGACTTCAACAAGAACTGTCATGCTTAGTTTTCCTGCCTCAAGAAAAACTGTCACGATGGTTGCTCAAGAAAATTCTAACCCCATAATTATGGTGCGACATATCAAACTGGTGTGTTGTAAGTTTAAAAGGAAGGATGCAAAGAAGATTGCGGAGGTCAATGTCATTCAAGATTCAGATAGTATGATTAGTTTGAAGTTTTGCCCAAATTTGGTTATTTGATACATAATGGCAAAAAAATTCTGTTTCATCCTTTCAGATATTCAATAATaggtttttctctttctattttaaATTCCACCCTCTTTCAATCTGCTGGAAGTTTATTACCTCGGCAGTTTAAAGTTTCTAGTTTTGCCACTTTGAACAAAATTTTGACCATCTGATATTTGACAACAGAAAACAACTACtagtaaggctgggcatcgggccggcccggtaagttaaaaatatatatatatattttaatttttttgtttttataatatttttttattcttaataaatacattttatattaaaaaatgttattttataattaaaaaatattttttaaatttaaatgggCCAGGCCAGGCTggccggcccgatacccacccttaacTACTAGCACCTTTCACATAGGATGTTTGTGCTAGTAAAGTTTAAATCACTAAGAAGTTACAGTTGTAAGCTCACAATGCATCCAGAATGACTTTAAAAAACGAAaattcatttccattttctggATATATCTAGGCTTGGTCTCAGTTGCTTCAGCCCACACCAGTCCCTTCTTTCGTACTGTGAGAATCTGTGAGATAGCTGACATGAATAAGGTGAAAACCCTGTATGCTATGCTCATGAAACTATAAGTGATGATAAAATGGCAGCCATATTAATGAGTCATCAGCCAAGCAAGGAATTTGCATATTGTGTTGGTATTATTTTGCAATTTACCTTTTTTTGATTGTCTAGGAACTCTAGGAATCTCCTTATAAATGGAGAAATTCATGGTGGAACCATGAATGCTGGCTATAATCTAGCCAGAAAAAGCACTTGGTCAGGTTAGGAAGCAGATAATGGTGCataatttcacaaaataaaataaattatcttTTATACTGGTAGAAGATAAATTTTTGGAGGACCTTGTAAACCAAGTGCATTATATGGAATACAAGATTTCTAGTAAATCGATGTGGCTTTTAAATAATAGTCGATAAACTTGTGCATAGGTATCTTCATTTACTAAGTATGTATACCATCTGTTTCTGTAGGAACACCAATTTATTTCCATCCCAAGCTAACTGCACACGTAGATTATACTCACAGGCATCCCTCTTCAAGACTCAAAAACTAACACATGATTTCCTAACTGCCTTAGTTTCTTGCTCGACACTGTTTTGTGATTGTCTGTCAAGATGAGACCAGCACTGGTCAGACATGATGCTATTGAAATCAGTCTGTTACAGGCTGTACAGCATTTCTAAAAGCAGGCGCCATAGGATATTATGGGGATCCTGCGCAGTGTAACACTTGGGTCAAGTACACTACATTCTACTTGTAAATAACCTCCTAGGTTCTTTTAGAATTAGATTCTTTACATCTATCTGCCAAAGACCATTAATCAGGATTGGCAGGGAGCTTGTTGGTCAACTTTCAAATTTGGCCTGCTTAtttctggatatatatatatatatatatatatatatatatatatatatatatatatatatatatatatatattgttaatgTTTTGTTTCCTAGCTAGTACTTTTCTATCTTGTCATAGGCTCATGGCAACTAATAGCTTTTATTTCTGCAATCAGCTAAAGGGGAAGGAGGCACGACTATTgcaagctattgagaaaaggtcTCTCATACCCAGACTAGTTTGTCTATCAATCCAAAACACTGCAGCATCATTCCAGGAAACTTTAGAATCTAATGGGACTTCACATGATAACAAGTCAAATCTGGAACTGCGATCTCTGCTTGATCAATACGCGATCATCCTTGGACTTCCTTTTGATGATGCAGTAAATATGTTGACCAAGCTCTCAGATGGCCAGAAAGCTCTGCAGGTGTTTCAAACTCTTTCAATCTTTATTCTTCAGATTTGTCTCTCCTGAGCTAATTACAGATTGATCTTTCTGATAGGATGTAAATTCTGAGATGATCGACTGGATGAACTTCGCTATATTTCATAATGCTTGGATGATCTCGTCCCACCTAGGGGGTTCAGGTGGCAGCAAGCAAGGAAACTCTTGCTGGACAACTGTTGAGAGCTTGATAGATAAATGTGTTACCCAGTGTCTATTGTCGTCTGAGCTGCATTCCATGTGTCGTTGGAATACATTTCCTTTGTTAGTACAGATAGTAACAGAATCATTTGCATGGCACCAACTTATAATTCAATCCTGCATCCGAATGTTGCACCCCatgggaaggaagaagaagaagggtggTGGACTGGATCGGAACCAATCACCTGTTCTACATGCCGTGCGGGGTTCTGTTGATTGCTTATATCGTGTCATTCAAGATATAAGGGTATGGTTGGCAGAAAAGATTAATATGCCAGAGGATGAAaaattggagagcttgttgacCCTTGTCAGGAGGGGTGAGGACCATGATAGTATACTTCCAGGTAGCGTTCTGCAGATTGTAGAGGCTGCTGCATGTCTGGGAGAAAGAGAGTTGAGAGGGGAAAGCATTTGCGAGTCACTTCAAAATTGGAGCTCTGCCGAGGTTGCAAGAAAAATCATTAACAGTCAAAATTTACAACTTTTGGAATTTGATCGTATATGCAATGTGAAATTGACGTTTTTGGGAGCTTTGAAACATTCTTTCTAGGTTATGGAGGAGCATCTCTTGTTCGCTTTGCTtaaaatatatgtaattttaaattcttttccATGTCATGGCATTCCTAATTGATTTTGTAGTCGCAAACATTTGAAATGTTGTATAtgttttttcctcattttttcaaACTTCGGGAATTAAATTCTTAATGTCTTAACAAAGGGTGGCCTTTCCAAGATTGTGCAGGTTCTGATTATCAAACTGATCAGAAGCATTTTCCTTGCGTAAAAGTTACATCAACACACGTGctaagccagaatttttttaaatttatatgcgGCTGAAAGGCATTGTAAATGGGGAGCAGCGTTCTCTTCTGTAGTAATTGTTTGTGTGTGGACGTACACCAGAAGGTAAGAGTTCGTTCATGATGAGATGGGAAATATGCAAATCTTGCGCCGACCAATGCACTTTTTACTGGTTTTGATTTCGTATGTCTGTATCTTATGAACCTCTCTACCGCTCAGGTATCTTGCATTTTCATGAGCGTGATTTAGCTAGAAGTTTAATAGTATTTGCCAATAATCATCAAGAAGGAAGCAACCTGTCGGCTAAGGACATAGTAGCCTATTCACCTTTATGgtcactttttgtttttggagaaaattgttctttagaGGAGAGTTTTGTCCACCACCTTCATGCACACGAGAATGACTGTAGGCACCCTTATGATGTCACTGCTCATCTTATCTTTgaataaaagaaagcaaattggCCGAACGTGCTTGTGCTTCTACCTCAATACGCTTTCTCGTGCTTCTTTGTAAAAAACTTGCCCCTTCTTTGTACAAGCTTGCTCCCCCGGCACCTTTTTCATGCTTCGTTGTAAAAGAATGCATTGTATGCTTGTATTGCCTTTTCCACTGTAAAAATGGCTGCGTATGGTTGTAAGTAGTAATGAGGCATAATGGAATGGTACTGCAGGAAGTTATGttgaaaaaatgaacagaaaagcTACAAATTTGTGAGGCCATAAGTAGTGAATAGATTTCCATGTCAttgttttcctgttttttttgttctaaatcATGTGCAATATATTTACATTGTCATACAGTTATTTGCATACTCATAACTTCCTTCGATGGTTGGACTATTTTCCACCTATTGACAAGCTGGCTTGGTTATGGACACAAAATGTTTTGCCACCATATATTGGCCAGCAATTGGTTGTACATTAGAGTCAATAAGTTCATATATCATGCCTCTTGCAACGAAATCACACATCTTGGGATCAAATCATATAACATTTTTTGCACAGAATTACTATGACATTCAGACCATGG contains these protein-coding regions:
- the LOC116254260 gene encoding N-terminal acetyltransferase B complex auxiliary subunit NAA25, which encodes MMASKVGYAGGIPERRVRPIWDAVDSRQYKNALKLATALLTKYPNSPYALALKALIVERMGKTDEALSLCRNAKDLLYKDESAHIDDLTLSTLQIVLQRLDQLDLATSCYEYACQKYANNLELLMGLFKCHVREHSYVKQQQTAMKMYKLVGEERFLLWVVCSIQLQVFCGDGGEKLLQLAEALLKKHITSHGLHESEALLVYISILEEQGKYTTALEVLSGKLGSLLVIEVDRLKLQGRLLARASDYVVAAETFQKVLESCPDDWEPFLHYLDCLSEGNMSGVFCKQEYTKSEGCNLTNLTGELIDSRLSNALSFVQRLQSVNGSDIRCPHLASLEIHRRRRLYQNINDETLMNNVLEYFHGFGHLSCFASDVESILHSFSLEEKIKLLEKLLEHQEVSSFFSMKAFGQFITVFKIRELLGTAFSLSESELLHSTIKMAQMYCKSLSLSKDLDPQESMHGEELLSMACNLLIQLYWRTKHLGFFYEAIMVLEFGLAVQSNVWQYKILLLHLYSQCTAIPAAYECYRKLEIKNILLETMSHHIRPQLLTSPFWSLLDNLLKEYLKFFEEYTKEAADLTFLAYQHRNYSKVLEFVKFGKRLVHSHWYLTAKLEASILQLKQLAQNLEEVEAFLESINFGCNFIEISNKEKLKSLTFNDDLHARPWWSPTSHENCLLGPFDESFHNVRENLLKGKEARLLQAIEKRSLIPRLVCLSIQNTAASFQETLESNGTSHDNKSNLELRSLLDQYAIILGLPFDDAVNMLTKLSDGQKALQDVNSEMIDWMNFAIFHNAWMISSHLGGSGGSKQGNSCWTTVESLIDKCVTQCLLSSELHSMCRWNTFPLLVQIVTESFAWHQLIIQSCIRMLHPMGRKKKKGGGLDRNQSPVLHAVRGSVDCLYRVIQDIRVWLAEKINMPEDEKLESLLTLVRRGEDHDSILPGSVLQIVEAAACLGERELRGESICESLQNWSSAEVARKIINSQNLQLLEFDRICNVKLTFLGALKHSF